A genomic window from Macadamia integrifolia cultivar HAES 741 unplaced genomic scaffold, SCU_Mint_v3 scaffold1130, whole genome shotgun sequence includes:
- the LOC122062866 gene encoding uncharacterized protein LOC122062866 produces MAASAASEVSEGPVLSLMTKRLRALRKKYNRIVQLEENIVQGKSINKEQEELIRSKPAVVVLIDEYEKLRQPLSAALQEELNLALQHQQVSAAPPVVDDATKDTKEDKDESSEPQKVSSEGRDDADIEDLLKLLYFGCLFDVKLQSDFTSTMLTRTHERGCCLTYDYVTDEATDLLGERDLDLISMLGSLVISRPLHSGLSHKNALRSCVEHAKRWLANSDHPIEQGAPITYAALRERLNKILASDYFTTTPEMKAPVEVVAAAGKYVPSQVPVQDSTVTSPVPIQVEGAYANYQQKDEEPASFEGQETGADESSPVEELSKDETVVANTVEVITSAQQEQKAQEVEDQSQREVESKEQQYIPRRTYQNQRGNRGGNGGGGGRRGYGNGRGGRSGRGGAGYQNGQNQYYEQPGNYYSKNYYNSRGRGARGSGGNNYNNHGSAAHGSRTQADADLGS; encoded by the exons ATGGCGGCTTCGGCAGCCTCAGAAGTATCAGAAGGCCCAGTCCTTTCTCTCATGACCAAGCGTCTTCGTGCTCTACGGAAGAAATACAACCGAATCGTTCAGTTGGAAGAGAACATCGTTCAGGGTAAATCCATAAACAAGGAGCAAGAGGAACTCATACGCTCCAAGCCTGCCGTTGTTGTTCTCATTGATGAGTATGAGAAGCTAAGGCAACCCCTCTCCGCCGCCCTTCAAGAGGAGCTTAACCTTGCCCTCCAACACCAACAGGTCTCTGCTGCTCCTCCTGTCGTCGATGATGCCACTAAGGATACTAAAGAAGACAAGGACGAGAGCAGTGAGCCCCAGAAAGTGAGCAGCGAAGGCCGTGATGATGCTGACATTGAGGATCTGTTGAAGCTGCTCTACTTCGGGTGCTTGTTCGATGTGAAGCTCCAGAGTGATTTCACGTCAACCATGCTTACAAGGACTCATGAGCGTGGTTGCTGCTTGACCTACGATTACGTGACCGATGAGGCCACAGATCTTCTTGGGGAGagggatttggatttgatttctaTGCTTGGCAGTCTCGTGATTTCCCGCCCTCTTCATTCGGGTCTTTCTCACAAGAACGCTCTTCGGAGCTGTGTTGAGCATGCTAAGCGTTGGCTCGCCAATTCGGACCACCCTATTGAACAGGGAGCCCCTATTACCT ATGCTGCATTGAGGGAACGGCTAAACAAGATTTTGGCGTCAGACTACTTCACCACTACTCCGGAGATGAAGGCTCCGGTGGAAGTGGTTGCTGCTGCGGGAAAGTATGTTCCCTCCCAAGTGCCTGTGCAAGACTCTACGGTTACATCGCCAGTTCCTATCCAAGTCGAAGGTGCATATGCAAATTACCAGCAGAAG GATGAAGAGCCAGCAAGCTTTGAAGGACAGGAAACTGGTGCTGATGAATCAAGTCCCGTTGAGGAACTTTCCAAG gaTGAAACAGTGGTGGCAAATACTGTGGAAGTTATTACATCAGCTCAACAGGAACAAAAAGCACAAGAAGTGGAGGATCAGAGTCAGAGGGAGGTGGAGTCAAAGGAGCAACAGTACATTCCTCGAAGGACATATCAGAATCAGAGAGGCAACCGTGGTggtaatggtggtggtggtgggcgTAGGGGTTACGGTAATGGTCGTGGGGGTCGAAGTGGCAGAGGTGGTGCAGGGTATCAGAATGGTCAGAACCAATACTATGAGCAACCCGGGAACTATTATTCTAAAAACTATTACAACAGCAGGGGAAGGGGAGCAAGAGGTTCTGGTGGGAACAATTACAACAATCATGGATCAGCAGCTCATGGCAGTCGCACCCAGGCTGATGCTGATTTGGGTTCATGA